GGAGAGCTGCGGCCCGGAAGCTTAAAGATTGCGTGTCCGGCCAGCACATCGCGCTTAAATTCATAGACTTCGACAGCCAGGATCGCTCCGTCGTCGAAACGCACGATCTTCGACTTCTGCTCGTCCAACGCATCGAGCACGCACGTGACATTGAGCAGCCAGTGGTGTTCACCGCGAAGCGGCAATAATTGTCCATAGGGCGCCAGTGTCTTCTTCAGCGCTTCGGCGGCCGTCGTCGTGAGCATGGGGGCGTAAGCGCCCAGCCACGGAAAGTCCGAATAAGATCGCTCATGGCCATCTTCGTCCTCTCGAAGCAGTTGCATCACCGGCTCAGGCCAATTCGTTTGAGGTGAGCCGTCGAGAGCGGAAAAGAGCTCGAAGTCATTTGGGTCTGAAGGCAAAATCCATTCTTGTCCTTCCAGCACAGTCAGACAATAGACGTCCATTCGCCGCGCCACTCACTGCTGATTCAGTCAGTCGTCATGATATACAGCGGGCGAGAAATGGGCATCGCGGGCATCTGCAAATTGGCTGTCCGCAAAAAAGCGACCGCCATCGCCACTCAGGCGGGGAATCACCGCTTGCTTGAACGGAGCCAGCGCATGAAGGCTTGGCCAAGCGTGCGGATGACGATCGCCAGAACGGCGGCGATGAGGCTTTGCAGGGCGCTCGGCGCATTGCCGGTCGGCGCTGTTGGACTGCTGGCAA
The genomic region above belongs to Pseudorhodoplanes sinuspersici and contains:
- a CDS encoding imm11 family protein, with translation MDVYCLTVLEGQEWILPSDPNDFELFSALDGSPQTNWPEPVMQLLREDEDGHERSYSDFPWLGAYAPMLTTTAAEALKKTLAPYGQLLPLRGEHHWLLNVTCVLDALDEQKSKIVRFDDGAILAVEVYEFKRDVLAGHAIFKLPGRSSPVFLTRDLIEDIRHSGLRGVSFERVWSESPSSAPLRIDLR